Proteins from a single region of Polynucleobacter sp. KF022:
- a CDS encoding DUF6803 family protein: MNMTHYMELLAVNQPWNLIIFMAIPVILAETLAITELYLLFTRKFDGAVYYLNRFAGIAVGIYFIGIIYYIVTNAIIPITKAGEWRTMIDVIAVFTYVIAGLPLIWIALQELGLVNKSLDQMGRLKIHAICVALFLVFGHIAMIAGMADPSILGYKGAETHQMGGSKDYEHCDPAMHSQMMGDHQKMMNGNISSSPMPMGNQSHKH, from the coding sequence ATGAACATGACTCATTACATGGAGTTATTGGCTGTGAACCAGCCTTGGAATTTAATTATCTTTATGGCCATTCCGGTAATTTTGGCGGAGACCTTGGCTATTACAGAGTTATATCTACTGTTTACCCGCAAGTTTGATGGGGCCGTCTATTACCTCAATCGATTTGCGGGAATCGCAGTAGGCATCTACTTTATTGGCATCATTTACTACATTGTGACTAATGCCATCATTCCCATTACTAAAGCAGGTGAGTGGAGAACGATGATTGATGTCATTGCAGTATTTACTTATGTGATTGCTGGATTGCCATTAATTTGGATCGCTTTACAAGAGTTGGGGCTTGTTAATAAGTCGCTTGATCAAATGGGTAGACTCAAAATCCATGCGATATGTGTAGCTCTATTCTTGGTGTTTGGGCATATCGCTATGATTGCCGGCATGGCTGACCCTAGTATTCTTGGTTATAAGGGTGCCGAGACTCATCAAATGGGCGGATCAAAAGACTATGAGCATTGTGATCCGGCTATGCATTCTCAAATGATGGGCGATCATCAAAAAATGATGAATGGAAACATATCCTCTTCTCCGATGCCTATGGGAAACCAAAGCCATAAGCACTAA